A genomic segment from Phragmites australis chromosome 6, lpPhrAust1.1, whole genome shotgun sequence encodes:
- the LOC133921718 gene encoding uncharacterized protein LOC133921718 isoform X4 produces the protein MQMSTDPNHYEVFPHSFCDQHVVSFQTSLITSGSGAMPVCLDTSSGINGNMAMLNTTPSTIVSTGSPNMVSDSSQSINYSTPMAVEWSYLELQILNDALNKYAKEPGIMKYIKIAAMLPDKTVRDVAMRCQWMAAICSQRKEATRQRKPEERYLGKKIKDRKDKMAEPSSWATNPLVQTDMRASSFMSCNTRHNSRFLSGDSQFDHAMLNILEDNARFLNQIEANILTSQGQSNIDLFRHTRRNINGLLQSSL, from the exons ATGCAGATGTCAACAGATCCTAATCACTATGAGGTATTTCCACATTCATTCTGCGACCAACATGTGGTTTCGTTTCAGACGAGTTTAATTACCAGTGGATCAGGAGCCATGCCAGTTTGTCTGGACACTTCCAGCGGAATTAATGGCAATATGGCGATGTTGAACACTACACCTTCAACAATTGTATCCACTGGTTCACCAAACATGGTTTCTGATTCTAGCCAGAGCATCAACTATAGCACACCTATGGCTGTGGAGTGGTCCTATCTTGAACTGCAAATTCTGAACGATGCCCTCAACAA GTATGCAAAAGAACCAGGAATCATGAAGTACATCAAGATAGCAGCCATGTTACCAGACAAGACAGTAAGAGATGTTGCCATGAGATGCCAGTGGATGGCAGCG ATTTGCTCACAGAGAAAAGAAGCTACAAGACAACGGAAACCTGAAGAACGCTATCttggaaaaaagataaaagatAGAAAG GACAAAATGGCTGAGCCATCATCGTGGGCTACTAATCCTCTTGTTCAGACAGATATGAGAGCTTCTTCCTTTATGTCGTGTAACACCAGACACAATAGCAGATTTCTATCTGGAG ACTCGCAATTTGATCATGCAATGCTAAATATATTGGAAGACAATGCTCGATTTCTCAACCAAATAGAAGCAAATATTTTAACATCACAG